The uncultured Roseibium sp. DNA segment TACCTAATTGGAAGGAATTATCTATGGGCTTTCGCAAGATCCTGACAGGTGCAATTTGCGCCGCCGCCATCGTGGCTGCGCCGGTTGCGGCCTCCGCCGCTTCCACGAAAAAAATCCAGTTCATGGAAGTGATCCACTCCCTGTTCTATTCTCCTCTCTATGCCGCCCACGGCCTCGGTTACTTCAAGGACGAGGGCATCGATTTCGACCTTGTCGCCGCCCAGGGCAGCGACAAGGCGACCGCGGCCCTGCTCTCGGGCGCCGCGGATATCGTTCTTGCCGGGCCGGAGACCGCCGTCTACATCGAAAACGGGCAGTCGCCGGAGAAGATCCATATATTCGCCGGTCTCACCGCCACAGACGGTTCCTTCCTGATCGGCCGCTCAGAGGAGGAAGACTTCGACTGGGCGTCGCTCAAGGGCAAAACCATTCTGGGCTGGCGCGAAGGGTCGTCGCCGGCGATCTTCCTCGACAAGGTTCTGAAGGACCACGGCCTGGATCCGAAGACCGACGTGACGATCATCACCAATGTGGCCATTCCCGCGCGTCTGGGCGCCTTCATGGCGGGCACGGCCGACTACGGCACGTTTTTCGAACCGGATGTGACCAAGATCGAGGAAAGCGGCAAGGGGGTCTCGCTCGGCAACGTCGGCCAGGCGGTCGGCCAGATCGACTACACCGTCTTCACCGCTACGGAGAGTTACATCGCGGCGCATCCGGAGATCATCCAGAGCTTCACCAATGCTATCGCCAGGGCCCAAGCGTGGATCGATAACGCATCGCCCGAAGAGACGGCCGAGGTCCTGCTGCCCTATTTTCCCGGCATACCGAGTGCCGAACTGGCGCGCACCGTCAGCCGTCACCGCGACGCCGGCGTGTGGAAGAAGACGCCCCTGGTCACGCCCGAGGCGATCGACGCGCTTCAGGACCTCCTGATCGGATCCGGCACGCTCAAGGACGGCGACAAGGCCGCCTACGACAAGATCGTGGATCCGACCTTCGCCCAGGCCGCAAAATAAGCACCCCAAGAGGAAAGCATGAAGGTTCCCAAGATCGAATTTCGCAATGTCAACTTGCGTTACTTCACGCCGAAAGGCGAGACGCTGGCGCTCAACGACATTAACTTCAGGGTCGAAAAGGGTGAGTTCGTCAGCATCGTGGGCCAGTCGGGCTGCGGCAAGAGCACGCTTCTGTCTCTCCTGTCCGGCCTTATCCGACCCACGGAAGGAGAGGTGCTCATCGATGGCGTTCCGGTGACCGGCCCGTCGCCGCACGTCGGTTTCATGCTGCAGCATGACAGCCTGTTCGAGTGGCGCAGCATTGTCGACAATACCATGCTCGGCCCGGAAATCCGCGGTTACGACAAGCGCGAGGCCCGGCAACGAGCCGAGGGCCTTCTTGAGCGTTACGGCCTTGGGGACTTTCTGCACAGCAGGCCGTCGGAATTGTCCGGCGGCATGCGCCAGCGGGCCGCGCTGGCACGAACCATGTGCCTTCAGCCGGATATCCTGCTGCTGGACGAACCCTTCTCCGCTCTCGACTTCCAGACCCGGCTGTCGATCGCGGACGAAATCGGCGACATCATCCGCAAGGAACACAAGACCGCGATCCTTGTGACGCACGATATTCCGGAAGCCATTGCGATGGCGGACAGGGTGATCGTGCTCAGCCGTCGCCCCGGACGGATCAAGGCAATCCACCCGATCGATTTTCCAAGCCATGGCCCGGCCCGGCCCGGCAGTTTCGACGCCCGGGAGGCGGCAGAGTTTCCCACCTATTTCAACACTGTCTGGGAGGAGCTAGAGGTCCATGTCGAGTGAAGCAATGACCACAGACGATGCAACCATCGACGTCGGCACGCCCGCGTGTGAGGCCAGTCCGCAATACCGGGCCTGGCAGGCGGCCCGGCGCCGCGAGAAGGTTCAGGTGCTGAGCGCCCAGATCGGACTGCTCCTGCTGTTCCTGGCATTGTGGGAGCTTGCCCCAAGGATGCATTGGGTGAACCCCATGCTGACCAGTTATCCCAGCGCGATCTGGACGGCCTTCGTGGAAATGCTCGAAGGCGGGGCTCTCGGCCATCACGTCCTTGTCACCTTTCTGGAAGTGGTGATCAGCTTCGTGATCGCCATGGCGCTCGGCACCGCCATCGCCATCGTGCTGTGGATGTCACCGAGGCTGGAGCGGGTCCTGGATCCTTTCCTCGTGGTCATGAACGCCCTTCCCAAGATCGCCCTCGTCCCGATCTTCTATATCTGGCTCGGGGCCGAGGGATCCATTTACGCGGTAGCCGTGGCGGTGGCCGTCTTCATCAGCATCCTCATGCTCTACACCGGCTTCCGGCAGTCCGACCCGAACAAGATCAAGCTCGCCCGCACGCTGGGGGCGACGCGCGCGCAGCTCCTCTCGAAAGTCGTTCTGCCCGGCAACGTGCACACGTTCGTCGCCACATTGAAAGCCAATGCAGGCCTGTCTCTCGTCGGGGTTATCGTGGGCGAGTTCCAGGCATCGAAGGCCGGACTCGGCTATCTGATCGTCTATGGCAGCCAGATCTTCCGCATGGATATGGTCATGGCCGCGATCGTCATTCTCGGCTTCATGTCCCTGGCGATCTATGCGCTGATACAGTGGTTCGAGATCAGGCTGGACAAGCCGTCCAACCGCGCCGCGAGTTGACCGGGCCGCTCCTTCGGGAGCGGCCACCCTCTCCCATCCCTCCTTCCCTTCCCTCACATCATCTTCTACGACCAAGTCCAAGGGGGTTTCATTGTCGTTATTTTTGTCTACAGT contains these protein-coding regions:
- a CDS encoding ABC transporter ATP-binding protein, with protein sequence MKVPKIEFRNVNLRYFTPKGETLALNDINFRVEKGEFVSIVGQSGCGKSTLLSLLSGLIRPTEGEVLIDGVPVTGPSPHVGFMLQHDSLFEWRSIVDNTMLGPEIRGYDKREARQRAEGLLERYGLGDFLHSRPSELSGGMRQRAALARTMCLQPDILLLDEPFSALDFQTRLSIADEIGDIIRKEHKTAILVTHDIPEAIAMADRVIVLSRRPGRIKAIHPIDFPSHGPARPGSFDAREAAEFPTYFNTVWEELEVHVE
- a CDS encoding ABC transporter substrate-binding protein, encoding MGFRKILTGAICAAAIVAAPVAASAASTKKIQFMEVIHSLFYSPLYAAHGLGYFKDEGIDFDLVAAQGSDKATAALLSGAADIVLAGPETAVYIENGQSPEKIHIFAGLTATDGSFLIGRSEEEDFDWASLKGKTILGWREGSSPAIFLDKVLKDHGLDPKTDVTIITNVAIPARLGAFMAGTADYGTFFEPDVTKIEESGKGVSLGNVGQAVGQIDYTVFTATESYIAAHPEIIQSFTNAIARAQAWIDNASPEETAEVLLPYFPGIPSAELARTVSRHRDAGVWKKTPLVTPEAIDALQDLLIGSGTLKDGDKAAYDKIVDPTFAQAAK
- a CDS encoding ABC transporter permease is translated as MSSEAMTTDDATIDVGTPACEASPQYRAWQAARRREKVQVLSAQIGLLLLFLALWELAPRMHWVNPMLTSYPSAIWTAFVEMLEGGALGHHVLVTFLEVVISFVIAMALGTAIAIVLWMSPRLERVLDPFLVVMNALPKIALVPIFYIWLGAEGSIYAVAVAVAVFISILMLYTGFRQSDPNKIKLARTLGATRAQLLSKVVLPGNVHTFVATLKANAGLSLVGVIVGEFQASKAGLGYLIVYGSQIFRMDMVMAAIVILGFMSLAIYALIQWFEIRLDKPSNRAAS